A genomic window from Rhizobium sp. EC-SD404 includes:
- a CDS encoding diguanylate cyclase — MTHSGRRNRILAVAIPLVLLSINGWFLHSSVNQLFLASQWVRQSLEVRETLIGIKADILSAETGQRGYLLTSEQLYLAPYHQAEVELRQKMQALDQTLAETEEYRRRFREMDRLIDQKLDEMASTIKVHAEQGSTASNGLVAQNRGKFMMDRLRLLINELQQLESQELGEREARYETARIVSFISFVVLMVAVVGLFATIWLSTRRAVLNKYEAAKQIETYANSLNDTVSRLTVERSEITLLNEAGSFLQSCNTMSEVADLAGPFMQRLFPALDGGLYIYAASRNQLTILVQWGEGTPDEVIDPQECWALRRGMVHHHEEAGSTPSCRHHHDTGDTLCLPLLAHGEAIGVLALKVPAGGGQISPETIRLANMLVHQLGLTLSNIRLRETLNEQSIRDPLTNAFNRRYLDMVAEKEISQARRLGQNVAIAMLDIDHFKRFNDLNGHLAGDVALSGVVDHLQENLRSGDWLFRYGGEEFLVMMRGVSPENAQSRFERIITSVAALQLSHEERALPKVTISVGMAMFPENGFDFTDLVALADDALYRAKKEGRNRLCVAERTEPLMLLTA, encoded by the coding sequence ATGACACATTCAGGACGTCGAAATCGTATTTTGGCGGTCGCGATACCGCTTGTTCTTCTGAGCATCAACGGTTGGTTTCTCCACTCAAGCGTCAACCAATTGTTCCTGGCGAGCCAGTGGGTTCGCCAGTCGCTCGAGGTTCGCGAGACGCTGATCGGCATCAAGGCGGATATATTGAGCGCCGAGACGGGCCAGCGTGGCTATTTGCTCACGTCGGAACAGCTTTATCTGGCGCCCTACCACCAGGCGGAGGTGGAACTGCGCCAGAAGATGCAAGCGCTCGACCAGACGCTTGCCGAGACCGAGGAATATCGACGCCGCTTCCGGGAGATGGACCGGCTCATCGATCAGAAGCTGGACGAGATGGCCAGCACGATCAAGGTGCACGCCGAACAGGGAAGCACCGCTTCCAACGGGCTGGTCGCGCAAAATCGCGGGAAGTTCATGATGGATCGGCTGCGGCTTCTCATCAATGAACTGCAGCAACTCGAGAGCCAGGAACTAGGGGAGCGGGAAGCGCGCTACGAAACAGCGCGGATCGTCTCCTTCATTTCCTTTGTTGTGCTCATGGTGGCTGTGGTGGGCCTGTTTGCCACCATCTGGTTGAGCACGAGGCGTGCCGTCCTCAACAAGTACGAAGCCGCCAAGCAGATCGAGACTTATGCGAACTCGCTGAACGATACCGTCTCGCGCCTGACGGTCGAACGTTCCGAGATCACGCTCTTGAACGAAGCCGGAAGCTTCCTCCAAAGCTGCAACACGATGTCGGAGGTGGCCGATCTTGCCGGCCCGTTCATGCAGCGGCTGTTCCCTGCGCTTGACGGCGGGCTCTACATCTACGCGGCATCGCGCAATCAATTGACCATCCTGGTTCAGTGGGGTGAAGGCACCCCGGACGAAGTGATCGATCCGCAGGAATGCTGGGCTCTGCGCCGCGGTATGGTCCACCACCATGAAGAGGCTGGTTCTACACCCTCGTGCCGCCACCACCACGATACGGGCGACACGCTGTGTCTGCCGTTGCTCGCCCATGGCGAAGCGATCGGCGTGCTGGCGCTCAAAGTACCTGCAGGCGGCGGTCAGATTTCTCCGGAGACGATCCGGCTCGCCAACATGCTCGTTCACCAGCTTGGCCTGACGCTTTCCAACATCCGCCTGCGCGAGACGTTGAACGAGCAGTCCATCCGCGACCCGCTGACGAATGCCTTCAATCGACGCTATCTCGACATGGTGGCGGAGAAGGAAATCTCGCAGGCGCGTCGTCTCGGCCAGAACGTCGCCATCGCCATGCTGGATATCGACCATTTCAAGCGGTTCAACGATCTCAACGGCCATCTGGCAGGCGACGTCGCGCTCTCGGGCGTCGTCGATCATCTGCAGGAGAACCTCCGCTCCGGCGATTGGCTCTTCCGGTATGGCGGGGAAGAGTTCCTCGTCATGATGCGGGGCGTTTCGCCCGAGAACGCGCAATCACGGTTCGAACGCATTATCACAAGCGTCGCCGCACTTCAGCTCTCGCACGAAGAGCGTGCTTTGCCGAAGGTCACGATCTCGGTGGGCATGGCAATGTTCCCGGAAAACGGCTTCGACTTCACCGATCTCGTCGCGCTGGCAGACGACGCGCTCTACCGGGCCAAGAAGGAAGGCCGAAACCGGCTCTGTGTCGCCGAGCGGACCGAGCCGCTGATGCTGCTCACCGCGTAA
- the cysD gene encoding sulfate adenylyltransferase subunit CysD — protein MNKPLSHLERLEAESIHIFREVAATFQRPVMLYSVGKDSSVMLHLAMKAFYPAKPPFPFLHVDTTWKFREMIEFRDRMARERGFDLDVHINQDGVEQGISPFVHGSNTHTHIMKTVALRQALDAGRYDAAFGGARRDEEKSRAKERIFSFRNASHAWDPKGQRPEMWKIYNTRVGQGESIRVFPLSNWTELDIWQYILAESIPIVPLYFAKKRPVVERDGMLIMVDDDRMKLQPGEKIEEKMVRFRTLGCYPLTGAIESEADDLPGIVREMLIARTSERQGRLIDRDESGSMEKKKREGYF, from the coding sequence ATGAACAAACCTCTCTCCCATCTCGAACGGCTCGAAGCGGAGTCGATCCATATTTTCCGCGAGGTCGCAGCGACGTTCCAGCGTCCTGTCATGCTCTATTCCGTGGGCAAAGACTCCTCCGTCATGCTGCACTTGGCGATGAAGGCGTTTTACCCCGCCAAGCCGCCATTTCCGTTCCTGCATGTCGATACGACCTGGAAGTTCCGGGAGATGATCGAGTTTCGCGACCGCATGGCGCGCGAGCGCGGCTTCGATCTCGACGTTCACATCAACCAGGACGGCGTGGAGCAGGGCATCAGCCCCTTCGTGCACGGCTCGAACACCCACACCCACATCATGAAGACGGTGGCTTTGCGACAGGCGCTCGACGCAGGCCGTTATGATGCGGCTTTCGGCGGTGCGCGCCGCGATGAGGAAAAGAGCCGGGCGAAGGAGCGCATTTTCTCCTTCCGCAATGCCAGCCACGCCTGGGACCCGAAAGGCCAAAGGCCGGAGATGTGGAAGATCTACAACACGCGCGTCGGCCAGGGCGAATCGATCCGAGTCTTCCCGCTTTCGAATTGGACCGAACTCGATATCTGGCAGTACATTCTGGCCGAGAGCATCCCGATCGTGCCGCTCTACTTTGCCAAGAAGCGGCCGGTCGTCGAGCGCGACGGCATGTTGATCATGGTCGACGACGACCGCATGAAACTGCAACCCGGTGAGAAGATCGAAGAGAAGATGGTGCGGTTCCGCACGCTCGGCTGCTATCCGCTGACGGGTGCGATCGAGTCGGAAGCCGACGATCTGCCGGGCATCGTGCGTGAAATGCTGATCGCGCGCACCTCCGAGCGGCAGGGTCGCCTGATCGACCGCGACGAATCGGGCTCCATGGAAAAGAAGAAGCGCGAGGGATATTTCTGA
- a CDS encoding biotin transporter BioY produces MATALTSRSLVSTALPQSGTGRIVAQIMLAVAGTLLLTVSAKAKVVFGPVDLSLQTLAIFLIAAAFGMRLAVATLVLYLAQGAMGLPVFQSTPEKGIGIAYMLGTTGGYLAGFVVMAAIVGWAADRGWDRNPFKFFGAIVVADVVMLAMGFAWLALLIGAEQSWQFGVVPFIVPDLIKAALAASIVPAIWGLIAKFTR; encoded by the coding sequence ATGGCAACCGCACTGACCTCCCGCTCTCTCGTTTCAACCGCATTGCCGCAGTCCGGCACCGGCCGCATCGTTGCCCAGATCATGCTGGCTGTCGCCGGCACGTTGCTCCTGACGGTCTCCGCCAAGGCAAAGGTCGTGTTCGGACCGGTCGACCTGTCGCTGCAGACGCTCGCCATCTTCCTGATCGCCGCAGCCTTCGGCATGCGCCTCGCCGTTGCGACGCTTGTTCTCTATCTCGCCCAGGGCGCCATGGGTCTGCCCGTGTTCCAGAGCACGCCTGAAAAGGGCATCGGCATCGCTTACATGCTCGGCACGACCGGCGGCTATCTCGCCGGCTTCGTCGTCATGGCGGCCATCGTCGGCTGGGCCGCGGATCGCGGCTGGGATCGTAACCCCTTCAAGTTTTTCGGTGCGATCGTCGTTGCCGATGTCGTCATGCTCGCCATGGGCTTCGCCTGGCTGGCACTGCTGATCGGAGCCGAGCAATCCTGGCAGTTCGGTGTCGTTCCGTTCATCGTTCCGGACCTGATCAAGGCTGCGCTCGCAGCATCGATCGTGCCCGCGATTTGGGGCCTGATCGCCAAGTTCACCCGCTGA
- a CDS encoding MBL fold metallo-hydrolase produces the protein MSLTFDTKFEPAHGTPVPVAEGVVRITAPNSGPLTFHGTNSYIVGTETLCVIDPGPEMESHYQALIAAIAGRPVSHIAVSHTHRDHSPLSRRLAKDTGAMVIAEGPHRAARPLYLGEVNPLEEASDMEFIPDLSLEDGAVIDGDGWRLTTIHTPGHTANHAAFALEDGVVFSADHVMAWATTIVAPPDGAMSDFMASLDRMLERDDRLYLPGHGGPVYKPRAFLRGLKTHRRMRETAILERVRQGDRTVADIVAVIYRETDKRLHGAAALSVLAHLEDLVARGAVTTDGPPAIDAIYLPA, from the coding sequence ATGTCCCTCACCTTCGATACCAAATTCGAGCCTGCTCATGGGACGCCCGTGCCGGTGGCGGAGGGTGTCGTCAGGATCACCGCACCGAATTCGGGGCCTCTCACCTTCCACGGCACCAACAGCTACATCGTCGGAACGGAGACGCTTTGCGTCATCGATCCGGGTCCCGAGATGGAATCGCACTATCAGGCCCTCATCGCCGCGATCGCCGGCCGGCCGGTCAGCCATATCGCCGTCAGCCACACCCATCGGGATCATTCGCCCCTGTCGCGGCGCCTTGCGAAAGACACCGGCGCGATGGTGATTGCTGAAGGACCGCACCGGGCCGCACGCCCGCTCTATCTCGGCGAGGTCAATCCGCTCGAAGAGGCCTCTGACATGGAGTTCATACCGGATCTCTCGCTCGAAGACGGTGCGGTTATCGACGGCGACGGCTGGCGCCTGACGACGATCCACACGCCAGGCCACACGGCCAATCATGCCGCTTTCGCGCTGGAGGATGGCGTGGTTTTTTCGGCCGACCACGTGATGGCGTGGGCAACGACCATCGTGGCCCCGCCGGACGGTGCGATGTCCGATTTCATGGCGTCCCTCGACCGGATGCTGGAACGCGACGACCGCCTCTATCTGCCGGGCCATGGCGGCCCGGTGTACAAGCCTCGCGCGTTTCTCAGAGGGCTGAAGACCCATCGGCGGATGCGCGAAACGGCGATCCTCGAGCGGGTCCGACAAGGCGACCGCACGGTCGCCGATATCGTGGCGGTGATTTACCGGGAGACAGACAAACGGCTTCACGGGGCGGCTGCTCTGTCCGTGCTCGCCCATTTGGAAGACCTCGTGGCGCGCGGCGCCGTCACCACCGACGGCCCCCCGGCCATCGATGCGATCTATCTGCCGGCCTGA
- a CDS encoding GFA family protein has protein sequence MNRFTGGCLCGNVRIVASGEPYRVGLCHCRDCRKHHGALFHASAIFPQDAVSIDGETQSYAGRFFCPRCGSSVFARSADEIEVSLGVLDDTDQLIPTYELWTIRRESWLPPFQLAKRYEGDRDGTGREE, from the coding sequence ATGAATCGGTTCACAGGTGGGTGCTTGTGCGGCAATGTCCGGATCGTGGCTTCGGGAGAACCCTACCGAGTTGGTCTTTGTCACTGCCGCGACTGCCGCAAGCATCATGGCGCTCTGTTCCATGCATCTGCAATTTTCCCTCAAGATGCAGTGTCGATCGATGGCGAAACACAAAGCTATGCTGGGCGGTTCTTCTGTCCTCGCTGCGGGTCGTCCGTCTTCGCTCGCAGCGCGGACGAGATTGAAGTGAGCCTCGGAGTTCTGGACGATACCGACCAACTGATCCCGACCTACGAACTCTGGACAATCCGTCGTGAGTCGTGGCTGCCGCCGTTTCAGCTTGCCAAACGATATGAAGGCGATCGTGATGGAACGGGTCGCGAAGAGTAG
- a CDS encoding DUF1499 domain-containing protein, with protein MGVFGILLFGFAATGQRFGMLQTDNFVAITALSVLFAALALLLGLVGIWRLWSVGAKGGRSSFWGMMLALAVVIPSAIGAAQFIEKPYLRDISTDSLDEPQFLREPVFAESWLSSMVPPRREPTLAEQTAAYPGLTGRRYEGAIDRVSTAVATVLDQRGIVIVETEGFNPVVPAELPELEEEATVEDNAVESTPPPEIVNPPLPMPAPRDPLTAAPIVRPSRAVIQGEASTPILAIKSDVVIRLIEEVETTRVDMRSSTRHAGHDLGLNAGTIERFLTALDAELLGVAVD; from the coding sequence TGCTGCAGACCGACAATTTCGTAGCCATCACCGCCTTGTCCGTGCTTTTCGCGGCGCTTGCGCTGCTGCTTGGGCTTGTCGGTATCTGGCGTTTGTGGTCGGTCGGCGCCAAGGGCGGGCGGTCTTCCTTCTGGGGCATGATGCTGGCGCTGGCCGTGGTCATCCCATCGGCGATCGGGGCGGCACAATTCATCGAAAAGCCTTACCTGCGCGACATCTCGACCGACAGCCTCGACGAGCCCCAGTTCCTGCGCGAGCCGGTGTTCGCAGAAAGCTGGCTGTCCAGCATGGTACCGCCCCGGCGGGAACCGACCTTGGCGGAACAAACCGCCGCCTATCCCGGATTGACCGGGCGTCGCTACGAAGGCGCGATCGATCGCGTCTCCACCGCCGTCGCGACCGTCCTCGACCAGCGCGGCATCGTCATCGTCGAGACGGAGGGGTTCAATCCCGTCGTCCCCGCCGAACTTCCCGAACTGGAGGAAGAGGCGACTGTCGAAGACAACGCGGTCGAAAGCACGCCGCCGCCCGAAATCGTCAATCCGCCGCTGCCAATGCCGGCGCCGCGCGATCCGCTGACGGCGGCTCCGATCGTGCGACCGTCGAGGGCGGTCATCCAGGGCGAGGCGTCGACCCCGATCCTTGCCATCAAGTCCGATGTCGTGATCCGGCTCATCGAGGAGGTGGAGACGACGCGCGTCGACATGCGGTCCTCCACCCGTCACGCCGGCCATGATCTGGGCTTGAATGCCGGCACGATCGAGCGGTTTCTGACGGCGTTGGATGCCGAACTGCTGGGCGTCGCGGTCGATTAG